Proteins found in one Nostoc sp. NIES-3756 genomic segment:
- a CDS encoding DarT ssDNA thymidine ADP-ribosyltransferase family protein produces the protein MTKSDIKSLYYITHIENLSSILQRGILSHKKVEELTVSYTPIYDSSIVSKRKDKATPARSSLWEYANLYFQPRNPMMYRVVHEKDRRDIAVIGVKPDVLTAAGGLITDGNAANDPTQFFPIKEGVELLKKQWKIIQNEWWNELDGSKRKIMAECLVPEMINPELIHSIFVADYKAKEQVEKLIGSARVPVMPEPNMFFQPISAAKIGNNISLIDGDMFFSKMQTLTISVNLQGVMGKGLASRAKYQFPDVYVVYQDACRNKQLTAIKPYLYKREASLDQELADLSFPLVSSNAVKWFLLFATKRQWRENSRLDDIEGGLDWVRKNYHELGIQSLAMPALGCGLGNLNWSEVGPVMCRYLHNIGIPIAIYLPRENQIEPQYLTADYLLN, from the coding sequence ATGACAAAATCAGATATTAAAAGTCTCTACTACATCACACACATTGAAAATTTATCTTCGATACTACAAAGAGGAATTTTATCCCACAAAAAAGTTGAAGAATTAACAGTTTCATACACACCAATTTACGACAGTAGCATTGTCAGTAAACGGAAAGATAAAGCTACACCTGCAAGGAGTAGTTTATGGGAGTATGCTAATTTATACTTCCAGCCGCGTAACCCCATGATGTATCGGGTAGTTCATGAAAAAGACAGAAGGGATATTGCAGTTATTGGAGTTAAACCGGATGTGTTAACAGCAGCAGGCGGACTAATTACAGATGGAAATGCTGCCAATGATCCAACGCAATTCTTTCCTATTAAAGAAGGTGTAGAACTACTCAAGAAACAATGGAAAATTATTCAAAATGAATGGTGGAATGAGCTTGATGGTTCAAAACGCAAAATCATGGCTGAATGCTTAGTGCCAGAAATGATTAACCCAGAGCTAATTCATTCTATTTTTGTAGCAGATTATAAAGCTAAAGAGCAGGTAGAAAAACTTATAGGTTCAGCTAGAGTACCAGTGATGCCTGAACCCAATATGTTCTTTCAACCCATATCTGCTGCCAAGATTGGCAATAATATTTCCTTAATCGATGGGGATATGTTCTTTTCCAAGATGCAAACTTTAACAATTAGTGTCAATCTTCAAGGCGTAATGGGTAAAGGATTAGCATCACGGGCAAAATATCAGTTTCCTGATGTATATGTAGTTTATCAAGATGCTTGCCGAAATAAACAACTTACTGCGATAAAACCCTATCTTTATAAACGCGAGGCTTCCTTAGACCAAGAACTAGCTGATTTAAGTTTCCCTCTTGTAAGTTCCAATGCTGTAAAGTGGTTTTTGTTATTTGCTACGAAAAGACAATGGCGAGAAAATTCCCGTTTAGATGACATTGAAGGCGGTTTAGACTGGGTAAGGAAAAATTATCATGAACTTGGTATTCAATCCTTAGCAATGCCAGCTTTGGGTTGCGGTTTAGGTAACTTAAATTGGTCTGAAGTTGGGCCAGTTATGTGTCGTTACTTACATAATATAGGAATTCCAATTGCTATCTATCTTCCTAGAGAGAATCAAATTGAGCCTCAATATTTAACTGCTGATTATCTACTAAATTAA
- the gndA gene encoding NADP-dependent phosphogluconate dehydrogenase, protein MTLQSFGVIGLAVMGENIALNVERNGFPIAVYNRSREKTDAFMAQRAGGRNVKAAFTLEEFVAALERPRKILVMVQAGKPVDAVIQQLKPLLDEGDIIIDGGNSWFEDTQRRTQELEPAGLRFLGMGVSGGEEGALNGPSLMPGGTQSSYEYLSPIFNKIAAQVDDGPCVTYVGPGGSGHYVKMVHNGIEYGDMQLIAEAYDLLRNAGGLSAKELHEVFAEWNTTDELNSFLIEITANIFPYVDPDTKQPLVDLIVDAAGQKGTGRWTVQTALELGVSIPTITAAVNARIISSIRDERIAASKQLTGPSGKYDGSTKEFINKVRDALYCSKICSYAQGMALLSTASTTFNWNLNLSELARIWKGGCIIRAGFLNKIKKAFNENPALPNLLLAPEFKQTILDRQAAWREVIITAAKLGIPVPAFSASLDYFDSYRRDRLPQNLTQAQRDYFGAHTYLRTDKPGSFHTEWVPITEAKK, encoded by the coding sequence ATGACACTACAAAGCTTTGGTGTGATTGGTTTAGCCGTTATGGGCGAGAATATCGCTCTAAACGTAGAGCGTAATGGCTTCCCAATTGCAGTCTATAATCGTTCCAGAGAAAAAACCGATGCCTTCATGGCACAGCGTGCTGGTGGACGCAACGTTAAAGCTGCTTTCACCCTGGAAGAGTTTGTCGCCGCACTAGAACGTCCCCGCAAAATTCTAGTGATGGTGCAAGCTGGTAAACCAGTGGATGCAGTTATCCAACAGCTAAAACCCCTGCTAGATGAAGGCGATATCATCATCGACGGTGGCAACTCTTGGTTTGAAGATACCCAAAGACGGACTCAAGAACTAGAACCCGCAGGCTTACGCTTCCTGGGTATGGGTGTCAGTGGTGGTGAAGAAGGCGCTCTCAACGGCCCTTCACTGATGCCTGGCGGTACACAAAGTTCTTACGAGTATCTGTCACCAATTTTCAACAAAATTGCTGCTCAAGTCGATGACGGCCCTTGTGTTACCTACGTTGGCCCTGGTGGTTCCGGTCACTACGTGAAGATGGTACACAACGGCATTGAGTATGGCGATATGCAGTTGATTGCTGAAGCCTACGACTTGCTCAGAAATGCTGGTGGGCTAAGTGCAAAAGAGCTACATGAAGTATTTGCTGAATGGAATACTACCGACGAACTCAATTCTTTCTTGATTGAGATTACAGCGAATATCTTCCCCTATGTAGACCCAGATACAAAGCAACCCTTGGTAGACTTGATTGTTGACGCAGCAGGTCAAAAGGGTACTGGACGTTGGACTGTACAAACTGCTTTGGAATTGGGCGTTTCTATTCCCACCATTACCGCAGCCGTAAATGCTCGGATTATCTCTTCAATTCGAGATGAGCGGATAGCCGCATCTAAGCAGCTAACAGGCCCCAGTGGCAAGTATGATGGCTCTACCAAAGAGTTTATCAACAAAGTCCGGGATGCACTTTACTGCTCTAAGATTTGTTCTTACGCTCAAGGTATGGCGCTGTTATCCACAGCTTCAACCACATTTAATTGGAATTTGAATCTGAGTGAATTAGCGCGAATTTGGAAAGGTGGCTGTATTATTCGCGCTGGCTTCTTGAATAAGATTAAGAAGGCATTTAACGAAAATCCCGCTTTACCTAACTTGCTACTTGCTCCTGAATTTAAACAAACAATTCTCGACAGACAAGCAGCTTGGCGGGAAGTAATTATTACAGCTGCCAAACTCGGCATTCCTGTACCTGCGTTTAGCGCCTCCTTAGATTATTTTGACAGCTACCGCCGTGATCGCCTACCCCAAAACCTCACTCAGGCACAACGCGACTACTTCGGCGCACACACCTACCTGCGTACCGACAAACCTGGTAGCTTCCACACGGAATGGGTTCCCATCACTGAAGCTAAAAAGTAA
- a CDS encoding Ycf66 family protein yields MLANILALVVGLGSLAIYISAFFFPEIHRKNDFIWSGVGLFYALVLWVFAPKITGGLLLGHIASVALLVWFGWQTLSLRRLVTPQAQQTAVPSAEAVKSTIQEQAAKFSLQEKVAQLQQGIGNTLGGLKNKAQKADTKKATTAPAPTTTKPSVEIIDKTEKPTQEAVTTTETPSTVEPPAAVVATDIESTTEVIPEVIPPNPPSPELVEAAQPHPEPENKEPIPVEEIAPDAVLAPPAEAPPEALPPTS; encoded by the coding sequence ATGCTGGCAAATATCCTAGCCTTGGTGGTTGGCCTTGGTAGTTTAGCAATATACATTTCAGCTTTTTTCTTCCCCGAAATCCACCGCAAGAATGATTTTATTTGGAGTGGAGTAGGACTTTTTTACGCTCTAGTTTTGTGGGTGTTTGCGCCAAAAATTACTGGAGGATTATTACTAGGCCATATAGCTAGTGTGGCGCTTTTAGTCTGGTTTGGTTGGCAAACCCTCTCATTACGTCGCTTAGTAACCCCACAGGCACAACAAACCGCAGTTCCTAGCGCTGAGGCGGTAAAATCAACTATCCAAGAACAAGCGGCTAAATTTTCTCTACAAGAAAAGGTTGCTCAGTTACAGCAAGGTATTGGTAACACCTTGGGAGGTTTGAAAAATAAAGCTCAAAAGGCTGATACTAAAAAAGCTACAACTGCCCCAGCGCCAACTACAACAAAACCATCTGTTGAGATTATCGATAAAACAGAAAAACCAACACAGGAGGCAGTTACCACTACTGAAACTCCTTCTACAGTGGAACCCCCAGCAGCCGTTGTTGCTACTGATATAGAATCTACAACGGAAGTGATCCCAGAAGTTATTCCACCTAATCCCCCATCCCCTGAATTGGTGGAAGCTGCACAGCCACATCCTGAACCGGAAAATAAGGAACCCATACCTGTAGAAGAAATTGCGCCTGATGCGGTACTTGCTCCTCCCGCAGAAGCACCACCTGAAGCATTACCGCCGACTAGCTAA
- a CDS encoding peroxiredoxin: MALRLGDTVPNFTQASTHGDIDFYEWAGNSWVVLFSHPADYTPVCTTELGTVAKLKPEFDKRNVKAIALSVDDVESHNGWVGDIEETQSTTLNYPILADADRKVSDLYDMIHPNANAAVTVRSVFVIDPNKKLRLTFTYPPSTGRNFDELLRVIDSLQLTDNYSVATPADWKDGEDCVIVPSLKDPEVLKEKFPKGYKEVKPYLRLTPQPNK; this comes from the coding sequence ATGGCTCTCCGTCTTGGTGATACAGTACCCAACTTTACACAAGCCTCCACACACGGCGATATAGATTTTTATGAATGGGCTGGTAACAGCTGGGTTGTGCTGTTTTCTCACCCTGCTGACTACACCCCAGTTTGCACAACAGAACTAGGCACAGTTGCCAAACTCAAACCAGAATTTGACAAGCGTAACGTCAAAGCGATCGCCCTCAGCGTTGATGACGTAGAATCACATAACGGCTGGGTAGGTGATATCGAAGAAACTCAAAGCACCACCCTCAATTACCCCATTTTGGCAGACGCAGATCGTAAAGTTTCCGACCTTTACGACATGATTCACCCCAACGCTAACGCAGCCGTCACAGTACGTTCCGTATTTGTGATTGATCCCAACAAAAAACTGCGCCTCACCTTCACCTATCCCCCCAGCACTGGACGCAACTTTGACGAACTGTTGCGAGTAATCGATTCCTTGCAACTCACCGACAACTACAGCGTAGCCACCCCAGCCGACTGGAAAGATGGTGAAGATTGCGTAATTGTACCCTCACTCAAAGACCCAGAAGTCTTAAAAGAAAAATTCCCCAAAGGCTACAAAGAAGTTAAACCCTATCTGCGTTTAACACCCCAGCCTAACAAGTAA
- a CDS encoding VWA domain-containing protein: MILKGSWLNTRLVAVCSVLLLTACISDSNSTDNFTGLTVKVLVGSALGDFCNQAAKNFNATQPKLDNGNAFRVECEAQGSGDIVTKLVGLSSQLKNGTLQANAADFPTIISLDGDIYHSQLIYRINQFFPGQNYIPDITDAPLLANTPMVFMAQADVAGGLQKVPDPYKALVTAKTHKDIDPTAPSITVSYVHTAPTRSNSGLQTLVAQYTSVSGKRPEDLTLADVQTFQPQIQQIQSKITRYGVSTNSLAQAMVKNGPFWASVGSVYESSVIAANASLQPGQERYQAIYPKTTFTSNMRAIVPTAPWVSADEKAAAEKFITYWRSPDTQKIATDFGLRPGTPGVALGAKFAPEFGVIAQAKYDSLRPPKPEVVDAMLKSWQEASKKPSLVVVVVDSSGSMEGNKLPAVQNTLQNYIKNLGKKEQIALIDFDSEIRQAVLVDGTPANRDRGLQFISSLKADGGTKLYDAALQARNWLQKNRRPEAINAVLILTDGEDSGSEISLDQLSTELQKSGFSTDQRIGFFTVGYGKEGEFNPDALKKIAESNGGYYSKGDPETISRLMSDLQVEF, encoded by the coding sequence ATGATTCTCAAAGGGTCTTGGTTGAATACGCGCCTCGTAGCAGTTTGCAGTGTCCTGTTACTGACAGCTTGTATCAGTGACTCCAACTCAACAGATAATTTTACGGGTTTAACAGTCAAAGTTTTGGTAGGTAGTGCTTTAGGAGACTTTTGTAACCAAGCCGCAAAAAATTTTAATGCAACGCAACCTAAGTTAGATAATGGTAATGCTTTTCGGGTGGAATGTGAGGCACAAGGTAGCGGTGATATCGTTACTAAGTTGGTTGGTTTGAGCAGTCAGTTAAAGAATGGAACTTTACAGGCTAATGCAGCCGATTTTCCCACAATAATTTCCCTGGATGGCGATATATATCACAGCCAGCTAATTTACCGCATTAATCAATTTTTTCCAGGGCAGAATTATATTCCAGACATCACTGATGCACCATTGCTAGCTAATACTCCAATGGTATTTATGGCGCAGGCGGATGTAGCGGGAGGGTTGCAGAAGGTTCCCGACCCTTACAAGGCTTTGGTCACAGCAAAAACTCACAAAGATATCGACCCGACTGCACCATCTATCACAGTTAGTTATGTCCACACTGCACCGACTCGTTCTAACTCTGGTTTACAAACATTAGTAGCGCAATATACTAGTGTTTCTGGTAAGCGTCCAGAAGATTTAACGCTGGCTGATGTGCAGACATTTCAGCCGCAAATTCAGCAAATTCAAAGCAAGATTACTCGTTATGGGGTTTCTACTAACTCTCTCGCCCAAGCGATGGTGAAGAACGGGCCTTTTTGGGCTTCTGTGGGGTCGGTGTACGAGTCTAGTGTGATTGCTGCCAATGCTAGCTTGCAACCAGGACAGGAGCGTTATCAGGCTATTTATCCCAAGACTACTTTTACGTCTAATATGCGGGCTATTGTGCCTACTGCGCCTTGGGTAAGTGCGGATGAAAAGGCTGCTGCGGAGAAGTTTATCACTTATTGGCGATCGCCTGATACGCAAAAAATCGCCACTGATTTCGGTTTACGTCCAGGAACTCCTGGGGTAGCGTTGGGGGCAAAGTTTGCTCCTGAGTTTGGTGTAATAGCACAGGCAAAGTATGATTCTCTGCGACCACCAAAGCCGGAAGTAGTGGATGCAATGCTGAAATCTTGGCAAGAAGCTTCTAAAAAACCATCTTTGGTTGTGGTTGTGGTTGATTCTTCAGGGTCAATGGAGGGTAATAAGTTACCAGCAGTCCAAAATACTCTGCAAAATTATATTAAGAATCTGGGTAAAAAAGAGCAAATTGCTTTAATTGATTTTGACTCAGAAATTCGCCAAGCTGTATTAGTTGATGGTACTCCCGCAAACCGCGATCGCGGTTTGCAATTTATTAGTAGTCTTAAGGCTGACGGTGGTACAAAATTATATGATGCTGCTCTGCAAGCGCGGAATTGGTTACAAAAAAACCGTCGTCCAGAAGCAATTAATGCAGTTTTAATCTTAACTGATGGTGAAGATTCTGGTTCTGAAATATCTTTGGATCAGCTATCGACAGAATTACAAAAGAGTGGTTTTTCTACTGACCAACGCATTGGCTTTTTTACTGTTGGTTATGGGAAGGAAGGAGAATTTAACCCCGATGCTTTGAAGAAAATTGCTGAATCAAATGGGGGTTACTATTCTAAGGGTGATCCGGAGACAATTTCGCGGTTGATGTCGGATTTGCAGGTGGAGTTTTAA
- a CDS encoding substrate-binding domain-containing protein, whose protein sequence is MAKKKSKSSQVYTSTVILAASLVLTYVPLPGSQQTVIIVSGTELQEPLQQLAAKFQQEHPNIKLELKFQGSQDIVNKYVDQKNDFKPTVLIPANGEILTELSDRLRATDNNSPFYDSPRPIAKTILVGIAWPERGKVLFPDGRFQWQRVEQAMQASNWQKIGGSSDWGSFDFVTTDPTRSNSGQVTLSLWTQAKLGGQVNNNSFNNPSVQSLFGLVKKSVYQPPRSTDILLQEFITRGPNDADVATVYESVALYRWQQSSVSSGRPYQIYYLNPSIESTATAAIVRRDVDSGTADAARKFLNFVTQPAQQAVLVEYGFRPVNNAVDLKSVPKSPWNQNIPGAEVKPTVQTIPPPNPEIITEIQRLWQRVN, encoded by the coding sequence ATGGCTAAGAAAAAGTCTAAGTCTTCCCAAGTTTATACATCTACCGTAATTCTTGCCGCATCATTAGTTTTAACTTATGTCCCACTGCCTGGGTCACAACAAACTGTAATTATTGTCAGTGGAACAGAATTACAAGAACCATTACAACAGTTAGCAGCAAAGTTTCAGCAGGAACATCCTAATATTAAATTGGAACTAAAATTTCAAGGTTCCCAAGATATAGTCAATAAATATGTTGACCAAAAAAATGATTTTAAACCTACAGTATTAATTCCCGCTAATGGGGAAATTTTAACAGAATTAAGCGATCGCCTCCGCGCCACGGACAACAATTCCCCATTTTACGACTCTCCCCGACCCATAGCTAAAACCATATTGGTAGGTATAGCTTGGCCGGAACGGGGTAAAGTTCTGTTTCCCGATGGACGCTTTCAATGGCAAAGAGTCGAACAAGCCATGCAGGCTAGTAACTGGCAAAAAATTGGTGGTTCTAGTGACTGGGGTAGCTTTGATTTCGTCACCACAGACCCCACCCGTTCTAATAGCGGTCAGGTGACGTTAAGCCTATGGACACAAGCAAAATTAGGCGGACAAGTTAATAATAATAGTTTCAATAACCCATCTGTGCAGTCTTTATTTGGTTTGGTGAAAAAATCAGTTTATCAACCACCCCGTTCTACAGATATTCTCTTGCAAGAGTTTATTACTAGAGGCCCCAATGATGCTGATGTAGCTACAGTATACGAGAGCGTAGCTCTATATCGCTGGCAACAGTCAAGCGTCAGTAGTGGTAGACCTTATCAGATTTATTATCTCAACCCTTCCATTGAATCTACAGCCACAGCCGCCATTGTCCGCCGAGATGTGGACTCAGGAACGGCGGATGCAGCTAGAAAGTTTCTCAACTTTGTAACGCAACCTGCACAACAAGCTGTATTGGTTGAGTATGGCTTCCGTCCGGTAAATAATGCTGTTGATTTAAAATCTGTACCTAAAAGCCCTTGGAATCAAAATATTCCCGGCGCTGAGGTAAAACCAACGGTACAAACCATACCCCCACCAAACCCTGAGATAATTACAGAAATTCAACGTCTATGGCAAAGGGTGAATTAG
- the hpsP gene encoding hormogonium polysaccharide biosynthesis glycosyltransferase HpsP, giving the protein MKILQIVPSISLIYGGPSQMVLGLAPALAKAGAQVTIITTDSNGDSGQKPLDVPLNVPIKQEGYEIIYFRCSPFRRYKFSLDLLKWLNSHAHEYDIAHIHALFSPVSSASATVCRQKKLPYILRPLGTLDPADLQKKKQLKKLYVEIIERRNLAGAAAIHFTSEQEAKISARFGVNTHDLVIPLGVIPLQKPVENTLLIQLEIPQGVPLILFMSRIEPKKGLDILIPALEKLLASGNNFHFVLAGTNPQDPDYEQQIKDQIANSSLRSHTTITGFVTGELKASLLQAADLFVLPSYYENFGIAVAEAMVAGVPVVISDQVHIWQQVHDSESGWVGTTEVESLVELLQQALQNPQERQLRGINARNYALENFSWDAIAQQMIQAYREVRE; this is encoded by the coding sequence ATGAAAATTCTCCAAATTGTTCCTTCAATTTCTCTGATTTATGGTGGCCCTAGTCAAATGGTATTGGGGTTAGCGCCGGCGTTAGCTAAAGCTGGTGCGCAAGTGACAATAATTACAACTGATAGTAATGGTGATAGTGGACAAAAACCTTTAGATGTACCTTTGAATGTTCCTATCAAACAAGAGGGTTATGAAATCATCTATTTTCGTTGTTCTCCCTTCCGCCGTTATAAGTTTTCTTTAGATTTACTCAAATGGTTAAATAGTCACGCTCATGAATATGATATAGCTCATATTCATGCTTTATTTTCTCCTGTAAGTAGTGCATCTGCTACTGTATGCCGTCAAAAAAAGTTACCTTATATCTTGCGACCATTAGGTACTCTTGATCCGGCTGATTTACAGAAGAAAAAACAATTAAAAAAGTTATATGTAGAGATTATTGAACGGCGTAATTTAGCTGGTGCAGCAGCAATTCATTTTACCAGCGAACAAGAAGCAAAAATATCCGCAAGATTTGGCGTAAATACCCACGATTTAGTGATTCCTTTGGGTGTTATACCTTTGCAGAAACCAGTAGAGAATACACTACTGATTCAGTTAGAAATACCTCAAGGTGTGCCATTAATATTATTTATGTCTCGGATTGAACCTAAAAAGGGCTTAGATATATTAATACCTGCTTTAGAAAAGCTACTCGCTTCTGGGAATAACTTTCATTTTGTCTTAGCAGGAACGAACCCCCAAGACCCAGATTATGAACAACAAATAAAAGACCAAATTGCTAACTCATCACTGCGATCGCACACTACAATCACAGGTTTTGTTACAGGCGAATTAAAAGCTAGTCTACTACAAGCGGCCGATCTATTCGTTCTACCTTCATACTACGAAAACTTTGGTATTGCCGTAGCTGAAGCAATGGTTGCAGGTGTACCCGTAGTTATTTCTGACCAAGTACATATTTGGCAACAGGTGCATGATAGTGAGTCAGGCTGGGTAGGAACAACAGAGGTAGAATCATTAGTTGAGTTATTACAACAAGCGCTGCAAAATCCCCAAGAACGTCAACTTCGGGGAATAAACGCCCGAAATTACGCCTTAGAAAATTTTAGCTGGGATGCGATCGCCCAGCAAATGATTCAAGCTTATCGGGAGGTTAGGGAGTAG
- the hpsO gene encoding hormogonium polysaccharide biosynthesis glycosyltransferase HpsO, with amino-acid sequence MRILVASHTYIVDLNCEKLRALSQLEPGIEVTVVVPKTWKPGGVQNKIIETEYRDEGAFKIVPVSNFSQNHQGLLTFGADLISLLREFRPQIIQAEQGSRALAYAQLIILNQLLGLKAKNIFFTWWNLPYELKPPIALLEKFNLNNSHGIISGNQDGAEILKQRGYQGPIKVMPQLGVDETLFAPKAQPELAAKLGIHTGEFVIGFVGRFVPEKGLLTLLQALTKLPLKKPWKLLLLGRGPLQEELIKIASENNIQDRVILVESVPHHEVANYINLMSTLLLPSETTYQFKTLTAAGWKEQFGHVLIEAMACQVPVIGSDSGEIPHVIGDAGLIFPEGNVQALANCLLQLIENPELTQELGDKGYQKAMVKYTNKALAKKQYEFYQELVNS; translated from the coding sequence ATGAGAATTTTAGTTGCCAGTCATACCTATATCGTAGACCTGAACTGCGAAAAACTCCGTGCTTTGTCTCAACTAGAACCAGGAATTGAAGTTACAGTTGTAGTACCTAAAACTTGGAAACCTGGGGGTGTACAGAATAAAATTATTGAAACCGAATACCGTGATGAAGGTGCATTTAAGATAGTTCCGGTTTCTAATTTTAGTCAAAATCACCAAGGTCTACTCACATTTGGGGCTGATTTAATTTCATTATTGCGTGAGTTCCGCCCCCAAATAATACAAGCAGAACAAGGTTCTAGGGCGTTGGCGTATGCTCAATTAATCATCTTAAATCAACTATTAGGTCTAAAAGCAAAAAATATCTTTTTCACTTGGTGGAATTTACCTTACGAACTAAAACCACCAATTGCCCTATTAGAAAAGTTTAATCTCAACAATAGCCACGGGATTATTTCTGGTAATCAAGATGGTGCTGAGATTTTAAAACAACGGGGGTATCAAGGCCCTATTAAAGTTATGCCCCAGTTGGGTGTAGATGAAACCCTGTTTGCACCCAAAGCACAACCAGAATTAGCAGCCAAGTTGGGCATTCACACGGGTGAATTTGTTATTGGTTTCGTTGGGCGATTTGTCCCAGAAAAAGGTTTACTGACACTGTTACAAGCGTTAACTAAATTACCTTTAAAAAAACCTTGGAAATTACTATTATTAGGTCGAGGCCCTTTACAAGAGGAACTAATTAAAATTGCCTCAGAAAATAATATTCAAGATAGGGTGATTTTGGTAGAGAGTGTACCTCATCACGAAGTAGCCAACTATATTAATTTAATGAGTACTTTGCTACTTCCTTCAGAAACAACTTATCAATTTAAAACCTTAACTGCTGCTGGTTGGAAAGAACAATTTGGTCATGTATTAATCGAAGCGATGGCTTGTCAAGTCCCCGTTATTGGTTCTGATTCTGGCGAAATACCTCATGTAATTGGTGATGCTGGTTTAATCTTTCCTGAAGGTAATGTCCAAGCATTAGCTAACTGTTTATTACAACTGATAGAAAACCCAGAGTTAACTCAAGAACTTGGTGACAAGGGCTATCAAAAAGCTATGGTTAAATACACAAATAAAGCCTTAGCCAAGAAACAATATGAGTTTTATCAAGAATTAGTTAATAGTTAA
- the hpsN gene encoding hormogonium polysaccharide biosynthesis glycosyltransferase HpsN, protein MSNLPLITVVIPTYGREEPLRDSIVDVLNQDYPNYEVLVVDQSPTHQPEIQAYLQEVAAAGKIKWFRLNWASLPGARNYAIRRSSGDVILFIDDDVKLKPGFLAAHAKNYIENPEVGAVAGRVFDRMKLGDSGGKLEIEYLPPEAMDPGIAWYHIDLVHTIKPQQVLTARGCNMSFRRETFTKYGLRFDERFRGSAVREESDFCLRFRRTGYKIWYDPEADLIHLGEETGGCHDISTRSLQYQFTFYHNHFLLSLKNLSLSQCLRLYSRLFDCHVLGRPPCHKSGSPIKIFTRAVFFVLGFFNALGSLIQSLWNDGQIYTRLDKESIVISQESLVINPKQLTTDN, encoded by the coding sequence ATGAGTAATTTGCCTTTGATTACTGTAGTCATACCAACCTACGGACGAGAGGAACCACTAAGAGATAGCATTGTAGATGTTCTAAATCAGGATTATCCCAACTATGAGGTATTGGTAGTAGACCAGTCACCAACACATCAACCAGAAATTCAAGCTTATTTGCAAGAAGTAGCAGCAGCCGGGAAGATAAAATGGTTTCGCCTGAATTGGGCAAGTTTACCAGGCGCACGCAACTATGCTATTCGGCGGTCATCTGGAGACGTAATTTTATTTATTGATGATGATGTCAAGTTAAAACCTGGGTTTTTAGCGGCTCATGCGAAAAATTACATCGAAAATCCGGAAGTGGGGGCTGTTGCTGGGCGAGTATTTGACAGGATGAAATTAGGTGATTCTGGTGGAAAGCTGGAGATTGAATATTTACCACCAGAAGCGATGGATCCCGGAATTGCTTGGTATCATATTGACCTCGTGCATACAATTAAACCCCAGCAAGTGTTAACAGCTAGGGGTTGTAATATGTCGTTCCGGCGAGAGACTTTTACTAAATACGGACTGCGGTTTGATGAAAGATTTCGCGGTAGCGCAGTCCGGGAAGAATCAGATTTTTGTCTGAGGTTTCGGCGCACAGGGTATAAAATTTGGTATGACCCGGAGGCCGATTTAATTCATTTAGGGGAAGAAACAGGTGGGTGTCATGATATTAGTACGCGATCGCTACAGTATCAATTCACCTTCTACCATAATCATTTCCTCTTAAGTTTGAAAAACCTCAGCTTAAGCCAATGTCTACGCCTCTACTCACGTTTATTTGATTGCCACGTTCTCGGTCGTCCCCCTTGCCACAAAAGCGGTTCTCCCATCAAAATCTTTACCCGTGCAGTATTTTTCGTATTAGGCTTTTTCAACGCCTTAGGAAGCCTCATCCAATCACTTTGGAATGATGGTCAAATTTATACTCGTCTAGATAAAGAGTCTATAGTCATTAGTCAAGAGTCATTAGTCATTAATCCAAAACAACTGACAACTGACAACTGA